DNA sequence from the Desulfovibrio sp. genome:
CGGCGGCGACCCGCCGCTCACAGCCACGGGCCGCGCCCAGGCGCTTGCCCTGGCCGCCCACCTGCGTAACAAGCCCATTGAGTGGGTGTTTACCTCCACGCGCATTCGCTCGCACGAGACGGCAACCCCGCTGCTGACCGAGCGCCCCGAGGCTCATGCCATGGCCTTTAAGGAATTTGACGAAATCTGGGCGGGCGACTGCGAAGGCATGCTCTACAGCGAAATCCGCGAACGCATGCCCGAGGTTACCCAAGGCCGCAACGCCAGCAAATACACTTACACCTACCCCAATGGCGAAAGCTACGCCCTGCTGCGTGAACGGGTGCAACGCGGTTTGCGGCGGGCGCTTTTTCTGGCCGGGGATGCCCCCCTGCTCATTGTGGGGCATCAGGCCATCAACCGGGTGCTGCTTTCGCTCTTTCTACGGCAGCGCAACGAAGACGTACCCTTTATCTATATTCCGCAAAACCAGTATTACCACATCAGCCTGACGCCGCGCCGCAAGGTCTTTGAACGCGTGCCCTATGACGGCGGGCCGGGGGCCAGCCTGCTGACTGAATAAAAAAAGGCTGCACTCCGACCTGCCCGCGCGTCCATCAAACGCAGGCAAACCGGGGCACAGCCCGTGGACAGACTGTTAAGCAGGGCGCGGTGTTACGTTGTTACGCACCGCGCCCTGTTTTTACTCAGCATTCAAGGCAACCGGCCAGGCGGTTGAAAACCGTCGGTTCCGCATGCCCCACCTGCACATCCAGCACATCGTGCAGCTTGCGCACCTGCTTGACTATCTGCTCCATGCGCCCGTCGTCCTTGACCACCAGCCACATGCGGCAGGTATCGCCGTCTGCTTCCGGCGTGACAAGCACGCCCTCAAGGTTGTAGGCGCGGCCAGCAAAGAGGCCGCACACGTGTGAAAGCACACCAGGATGATTGTTGACGCTCAAGTGCAAAGTTGTAAGCGCGCTCGTCACGGAACCGTTCATGCGTTAACCCCCTCTATCATCTGACTGTTGGCCGCTCCTGGCGGCACCATTGGAAAAACTTTTTCTTCTGCGCTCATGCGCACTTCAAGCAGGCATGGGCCGGGCGTACCCAGTGCCTTTTCCAGCACGGCCCGGGGGTCGCGCTCGTTGTTAAGACAGATGGCAGGCATGCCAAAGCCCTGGGCAATGCGCACAAAATCCGTGCCTGCCGTGAAGGTCGAGCCGAACAGCCGCCCTCCGAAGAACAGATCCTGCTGTTGCTGTACCAGCCCCAATCCACTGTTGTTGCACAGGATAATCTTGACGTTGGCCTGATTTTCAACAGCCGTGGCCATTTCCTGGATATTCATGAGCAGGCTGCCATCGCCGGAAAAACAGACCACGGTTTCCTCCGGTTTTGCCAGCGCAGCGCCAATGGCGGCAGGCAGACCAAAGCCCATTGTTCCCAACCCGCCGGAGGTGAGCCACTGCCGGGGCTGCATCATGGGGTAAGCCTGAGCCACGCGCATCTGGTGCTGGCCCACGTCTGTGCTCACGATGCCCTTGCCGTGCAGGGCGTCCGCCACGTGCCTGATGATGCCGTAGGGCGAGCAGACCTCATCCGTGCGGTCAAAACGCAGGCCGTGCTCCGCCTTGCATGCTGCCACGCGCTCAAGCCACGGCTCGTGGTCGGTCTTGCGCAACAGGGGCAGCAGGGCCGTGAGAGCCTCTGCCGCGTCCGCCGTAATGCCCACCTGCGGAACGCGCAGCTTGCCCACCTCGCAGGCATCAATATCAATGTGGATAAGGCCCGTCTTGGGGCAAAACCCATCCAGTCTGCCCGTGGCGCGGTCGCCAAGACGAGCGCCCACAACCATGAGCAGATCGCATTCGTCCACCAGCATATTGGAGGCGCGCGCTCCGTGCATGCCAAGCATGCCCACGGCCAGCTCGTGCCCGTGCGGCACGGTGCCCAGCCCGCGCAGGGACATGACGGCAGGGATACGCCGGGCCTCCATAAAGGAAACCACCGCCGTCGAAGCCTCGGGAGAAGACGTGCCGCCGCCCAGCAACAACAGGGGACGCTTAGCGGCGTTCATCATTTCCGCCGCGCGGGCAAGAGCCTGCGGGTCTGGCTGCGGCATGGGCGCGGGGGTTCCGGCGGCGGGCAGCTCCTGCAATTCAGCAACAGCCACCTGCACGTCGCGCGGGATATCCACCAGCACGGGGCCGGGGCGGTCGCCTGCGGCAATGGCAAAGGCCTCGGGAATCACGCGCAGCAGTTCGTCAATGGAGCGCACAATGAAGTTGTGCTTGGTGGCGGGAATGGACATGCCGTAGATGTCCACTTCCTGAAAGGCATCGGTGCCAATCATGCTCAGGGGCACCTGCCCAGTAATGCAGACAAGGGGCACGGAGTCCATGCGCGCATCGGCGAGCGCCGTAAGCGTATTTGTGGCGCCGGGGCCGGAAGTGGCAAAGATAACGCCGGGACGCCCCGTAACCCTCGCCATGCCCTGCGCTATGAAGCCTGCGCCCTGCTCGTGGCGAGCGAGGATATGCCGGATGGTTCCACTGCGCCCGAGGGCATCGTAGAGAGGAAGATTGAAACCGCCCGGAATGCCCGTAATGTGAGTGACACCCTGGTTTTCCAGCAGGCGGATGGTGAGTTCTGCTCCCGAAAGACGTAACATCGCCGCAAGACTCCTTTTCGATGGTGAGGCTTGTCGGCGGCGGTGCGGACTAAAAAAACCCCGCCGACTCGCGCCGGCGGGGTTTGCAATACTACCTTAGATCTTCCCTGCTCAGAACGCGCGCAAAGTGTGACACCGTACTACTACGGCGCACATAATGGATAGCAGCGCTACGTGGCGGAAAGAAGATTGTGTGTTCATGCTCATGTTTGAGACCCTACGCCCGCACCCGGCAAGATGTCAACATGTCAGACCAGTTCAGCCCGACAATTTATTTTTTACGTTTTTTGCCCTCGGTATGAGGCAGCAGCAACTTGACCGCGC
Encoded proteins:
- the ilvN gene encoding acetolactate synthase small subunit; this encodes MNGSVTSALTTLHLSVNNHPGVLSHVCGLFAGRAYNLEGVLVTPEADGDTCRMWLVVKDDGRMEQIVKQVRKLHDVLDVQVGHAEPTVFNRLAGCLEC
- the ilvB gene encoding acetolactate synthase large subunit, producing the protein MLRLSGAELTIRLLENQGVTHITGIPGGFNLPLYDALGRSGTIRHILARHEQGAGFIAQGMARVTGRPGVIFATSGPGATNTLTALADARMDSVPLVCITGQVPLSMIGTDAFQEVDIYGMSIPATKHNFIVRSIDELLRVIPEAFAIAAGDRPGPVLVDIPRDVQVAVAELQELPAAGTPAPMPQPDPQALARAAEMMNAAKRPLLLLGGGTSSPEASTAVVSFMEARRIPAVMSLRGLGTVPHGHELAVGMLGMHGARASNMLVDECDLLMVVGARLGDRATGRLDGFCPKTGLIHIDIDACEVGKLRVPQVGITADAAEALTALLPLLRKTDHEPWLERVAACKAEHGLRFDRTDEVCSPYGIIRHVADALHGKGIVSTDVGQHQMRVAQAYPMMQPRQWLTSGGLGTMGFGLPAAIGAALAKPEETVVCFSGDGSLLMNIQEMATAVENQANVKIILCNNSGLGLVQQQQDLFFGGRLFGSTFTAGTDFVRIAQGFGMPAICLNNERDPRAVLEKALGTPGPCLLEVRMSAEEKVFPMVPPGAANSQMIEGVNA